The proteins below are encoded in one region of Pseudoduganella armeniaca:
- the flgL gene encoding flagellar hook-associated protein FlgL, translating to MTLRISTSMMYDRGTSQLGTLQSNMIKTQMQLSTGRRVLTPSDDPVASARALEVTQSLEINEQYKTNRQTALSSLAQVDSVLDTVGDLLDDVKDTVLYAGNPALSIADRETLAVNLEARLTDLMGQANTADGTGGYVFAGYKTNTLPFARTATGATYYGDQGERELQVGSGRKMSISASGSQIFESNLTGNGTFLTKPHVPDPADPTDVPNAGTGIISPGTVSNSAQLTGHNYSITFAKDATTGTMQYSVTDDTLGTEVVPLTDYKAGQPIAFDGVTFDIKGEPADTDKFTLEPSKNQSVFETIQNVINALRTAGTGPTAGAKLTNALNEANQNIQQASDNVLSVRASVGAREKELDYLDTSGSEMSIQYKSQVADLIEVDPIEAASRFAQQTSSLQAAQQTFKMATGLSLFNYLN from the coding sequence ATGACCCTGCGTATCAGCACCAGCATGATGTACGACCGCGGCACCAGCCAGCTGGGCACGCTGCAGTCGAACATGATCAAGACCCAGATGCAGCTCTCCACGGGCCGCCGCGTGCTGACGCCGTCGGACGATCCCGTCGCCTCGGCGCGCGCGCTGGAAGTGACGCAGTCGCTGGAAATCAACGAGCAGTACAAGACCAACCGCCAGACGGCGCTGTCGTCGCTGGCGCAGGTCGACTCCGTGCTGGACACGGTGGGCGACCTGCTGGACGACGTCAAGGACACGGTGCTGTATGCCGGCAATCCGGCGCTGTCGATCGCCGACCGCGAAACGCTGGCCGTCAACCTGGAAGCGCGCCTGACGGACCTGATGGGCCAGGCCAACACGGCCGACGGCACCGGCGGCTACGTGTTCGCCGGCTACAAGACCAACACGCTGCCGTTCGCGCGCACGGCCACGGGCGCCACCTACTACGGCGACCAGGGCGAGCGCGAGCTGCAGGTGGGTTCGGGCCGCAAGATGTCGATCAGCGCCTCCGGCAGCCAGATCTTCGAGAGCAACCTGACGGGCAACGGCACCTTCCTGACCAAGCCGCACGTGCCGGACCCGGCCGACCCGACCGACGTACCCAATGCCGGCACGGGCATCATCTCGCCGGGCACCGTGTCGAATTCGGCCCAGCTGACGGGCCACAATTATTCGATCACGTTCGCCAAGGACGCCACCACGGGCACGATGCAGTACAGCGTGACGGACGACACCTTGGGCACGGAAGTGGTGCCGCTGACGGACTACAAGGCGGGCCAGCCGATCGCCTTCGACGGCGTCACCTTCGACATCAAGGGCGAGCCGGCCGACACCGACAAGTTCACCCTGGAGCCCAGCAAGAACCAGTCGGTGTTCGAGACGATCCAGAACGTCATCAACGCGCTGCGCACGGCGGGCACGGGCCCGACGGCAGGCGCCAAGCTGACCAACGCGCTGAACGAAGCCAACCAGAACATCCAGCAGGCCTCGGACAACGTGCTGTCGGTACGCGCCTCGGTGGGCGCACGCGAGAAGGAACTGGACTACCTGGACACGTCCGGCTCGGAAATGTCGATCCAGTACAAGAGCCAGGTCGCGGACCTGATCGAGGTCGACCCGATCGAAGCGGCTTCGCGCTTTGCGCAGCAGACCAGCAGCTTGCAGGCGGCGCAGCAGACGTTCAAGATGGCGACCGGCTTATCGCTGTTTAACTACCTGAACTAA
- the flgK gene encoding flagellar hook-associated protein FlgK encodes MSNLLSIGKTGLLAAQTGIATTGHNITNASVAGYSRQGIVQGTLPPVNQGVGYIGTGTEVAQIKRYYDNFLNTQLMTAQANQGSVDAYLGQISQIDNMLSDSTIGLSPALQDFFKGVQTANATPSLQAARESMLSSSQTLTARFHEVSGRLRELQDGVNNSVTSTVNTINAYSTQIADLNKKIAAATMDPLNPPNDLLDQRDQLIRELNQQVKVTVLPTDNNMLNVSIGSGQPLVVGVGNMNLTTMASPTDPNRTVVGYQTTSGRVSPLPDDTFAGGALGGFMSFRSQTLDKVQNQIGQVAAGLATAFNDQHKLGQDLNGALGDNYFKPIKAYVGYDIRNSAASTTDVQATITDASALKGVDYDVVFDGTDFQMTRADGTGSAIAIPPGVDTEIDGVTYNFGGAATQGDRFQIRPTYTAAADIEVGITDFKKIALAAPVATSVPTSNKGSGTISAGTVDATYLEPGNALTDMTPLTIGFHQADPLDPATRSVDGFAAGATVRVTLASGVSNDYAPGDTIPYAEGATYSSNGLSFVLNGQPKDGDTFNVAKNASGVGDGRNGVLLAGLQTKNILNGNSATFQGSYAGTVNYVGNKTREMKVGSDAAETTVNQAMASQQSVSGVNLDEEAADLLRYQQAYQAAGKVMQIAGQLFDTLLQIR; translated from the coding sequence ATGAGCAACCTCCTCAGCATCGGTAAGACCGGCCTGCTGGCGGCCCAGACGGGCATCGCCACGACCGGTCACAACATCACGAATGCGAGCGTGGCAGGGTACAGCCGCCAGGGCATCGTGCAGGGCACCTTGCCGCCGGTGAACCAGGGCGTCGGCTACATCGGCACGGGTACCGAAGTAGCGCAGATCAAGCGTTACTACGACAACTTCCTGAACACCCAGCTGATGACCGCCCAGGCCAACCAGGGCTCGGTGGATGCCTACCTGGGCCAGATCAGCCAGATCGACAACATGCTGTCGGACAGCACGATCGGCCTGTCGCCGGCGCTGCAGGATTTCTTCAAGGGCGTGCAGACGGCGAATGCCACCCCGTCGCTGCAGGCCGCGCGCGAATCGATGCTGTCGTCGTCGCAGACCTTGACGGCACGCTTCCACGAGGTGTCCGGCCGGCTGCGCGAGCTGCAGGATGGCGTCAACAATTCCGTCACGTCCACCGTCAACACGATCAATGCATATTCCACGCAGATCGCCGACCTGAACAAGAAGATCGCCGCGGCGACGATGGACCCGCTCAATCCGCCCAACGACCTGCTGGACCAGCGCGACCAGCTGATCCGCGAACTGAACCAGCAGGTCAAGGTGACCGTGCTGCCGACCGATAACAATATGCTCAACGTGTCGATCGGCTCGGGGCAGCCGCTGGTCGTTGGCGTCGGCAATATGAACCTGACCACGATGGCGTCGCCGACCGACCCGAACCGCACTGTCGTCGGCTACCAGACCACGTCGGGCCGGGTCTCGCCACTGCCGGACGATACGTTCGCCGGCGGCGCGCTGGGCGGTTTCATGTCCTTCCGCAGCCAGACGCTGGACAAGGTGCAGAACCAGATCGGCCAGGTGGCGGCGGGCCTCGCCACGGCGTTCAACGACCAGCACAAGCTGGGCCAGGACCTGAACGGCGCCCTGGGCGACAACTATTTCAAGCCCATCAAGGCTTACGTGGGTTACGACATCCGCAACTCGGCGGCCAGCACGACGGACGTGCAGGCCACGATCACGGATGCGTCGGCGCTGAAAGGCGTCGACTACGACGTCGTGTTCGACGGCACCGATTTCCAGATGACGCGCGCCGACGGCACCGGTAGCGCGATCGCCATCCCGCCCGGCGTGGACACGGAGATCGACGGCGTGACCTACAACTTCGGCGGCGCGGCAACGCAGGGCGACCGCTTCCAGATCCGCCCCACCTACACGGCGGCCGCGGACATCGAAGTGGGCATCACGGACTTCAAGAAGATCGCGCTGGCCGCGCCGGTCGCCACGTCCGTCCCGACCAGCAACAAAGGCAGCGGCACGATCAGCGCCGGCACGGTCGATGCGACTTACCTGGAGCCGGGCAACGCGCTGACGGACATGACGCCGCTGACGATCGGCTTCCACCAGGCCGACCCGCTGGACCCGGCCACCCGCAGCGTGGACGGCTTCGCGGCTGGCGCCACCGTGCGCGTCACGCTGGCGAGCGGTGTCTCCAACGACTACGCTCCGGGCGACACGATTCCGTACGCGGAAGGTGCCACCTACAGCAGCAACGGCCTTTCCTTCGTCCTGAACGGCCAGCCGAAGGATGGCGACACGTTCAACGTCGCGAAGAACGCGAGCGGCGTCGGCGACGGCCGCAACGGCGTGTTGCTGGCCGGCCTGCAAACCAAGAACATCCTGAACGGCAACAGCGCCACGTTCCAGGGCAGCTATGCTGGCACCGTCAACTACGTGGGCAACAAGACGCGCGAGATGAAGGTGGGCAGCGACGCCGCCGAGACGACCGTCAACCAGGCGATGGCGTCGCAGCAGAGCGTGTCCGGCGTCAACCTGGACGAGGAAGCAGCGGACTTGCTGCGCTACCAGCAGGCCTACCAGGCCGCCGGCAAGGTGATGCAGATCGCCGGGCAGCTGTTCGACACGCTGCTGCAGATCCGCTAA
- the flgJ gene encoding flagellar assembly peptidoglycan hydrolase FlgJ — protein MIRQTSTPNDLSANLAIDSKGLSELRQGAKAGSAEATRAAATQFEAMFVNMMLKSMRDATPQEGMLDNQQTKMFTTMLDQQTSQNIAKKGIGLADVLVRQLSKTAGVNGANAELNADAAMPAGGLTRSMIDAAKLQRSIEAAGGNAAANAATAPAAAAASTSRHAHVRAFSDKLAVHAEEASKATGVPAKFMLGQAALESGWGKREIKGADGTNSHNLFGIKAGSNWTGKTVDVATTEYVNGRATRKVERFRAYDSYADSFKDYAKLITNNPRYEKVLASGGDATAFARGLQKAGYATDPNYAAKLAAVIKKTLA, from the coding sequence ATGATCCGCCAGACCAGCACACCCAACGACCTTTCCGCCAACCTCGCGATCGACAGCAAAGGGCTGTCCGAATTGCGCCAGGGCGCCAAGGCGGGTTCGGCGGAGGCCACCCGGGCCGCGGCAACGCAGTTCGAAGCCATGTTCGTCAACATGATGCTCAAAAGCATGCGCGACGCGACGCCGCAGGAAGGCATGCTCGACAACCAGCAAACCAAGATGTTCACCACCATGCTGGACCAGCAGACCAGCCAGAACATTGCCAAAAAGGGCATCGGCCTGGCGGACGTGCTCGTTCGTCAATTGTCGAAGACCGCCGGGGTGAACGGCGCCAACGCCGAGCTGAACGCCGACGCGGCCATGCCGGCCGGCGGCCTGACCCGCTCGATGATCGATGCGGCCAAGCTGCAGCGCTCCATCGAGGCGGCCGGCGGCAATGCCGCGGCCAACGCCGCCACCGCGCCGGCGGCCGCGGCGGCCAGCACGTCGCGGCACGCCCACGTGCGCGCGTTCTCGGACAAGCTGGCGGTGCACGCCGAGGAGGCCAGCAAGGCCACCGGCGTGCCGGCCAAGTTCATGCTGGGCCAGGCGGCACTGGAAAGCGGCTGGGGCAAGCGCGAAATCAAGGGCGCGGACGGCACCAACAGTCACAACCTGTTCGGCATCAAGGCCGGCAGCAACTGGACCGGCAAGACCGTCGACGTCGCCACCACCGAATACGTGAACGGCCGCGCCACCCGCAAGGTCGAGCGTTTCCGCGCCTACGACAGCTATGCCGACAGCTTCAAGGACTACGCCAAGCTGATCACCAACAATCCGCGCTACGAGAAAGTGCTGGCCAGCGGCGGCGACGCCACGGCGTTCGCGCGCGGCCTGCAAAAGGCGGGCTACGCGACCGACCCGAACTACGCCGCCAAGCTGGCCGCTGTCATCAAGAAGACTTTGGCATAA
- a CDS encoding flagellar basal body P-ring protein FlgI — protein sequence MTILAKTLAAIGVSIALLAPAAHAERLKDLASIAGVRQNQLMGYGIVVGLDGTGDQTTQTPFTVQSIASMLQQMGVSLPPGTNLQLKNVAAVMVTTSLPAFAQPGQTLDVTVSSMGNAKSLRGGTLLMTPLKGADGAIYGMAQGNILVGGVGAQSPGGGASVVVNHLSVGRISGGATVERAVPTNLGENGQIRLELNSSDFATASRVVEAINNKYGSGIAYALDGRVIRVQAPSASDQRVTFIGQLEEIDVRPAALAAKVIMNARTGSVVMNQAVTLQTCAISHGNLSVAVSADPQVSQPNPLSGGQTVVTNPGSVDIQKAPGKVLMVQGGASLADVVKALNAIGASPQDLLAILQAMKASGALRAELEII from the coding sequence ATGACCATCCTTGCCAAGACCCTCGCTGCGATCGGCGTTTCGATTGCTCTGCTCGCGCCGGCCGCCCATGCCGAGCGCCTGAAGGACCTCGCCAGCATCGCCGGCGTGCGCCAAAACCAGCTGATGGGCTACGGCATCGTCGTGGGCCTGGACGGCACCGGCGACCAGACCACGCAAACCCCGTTCACCGTGCAAAGCATCGCCTCGATGCTGCAGCAGATGGGCGTTTCGCTGCCGCCGGGCACCAACCTGCAGCTGAAGAACGTGGCGGCCGTCATGGTCACCACGTCGCTGCCGGCGTTCGCCCAGCCGGGCCAGACCTTGGACGTGACGGTCTCGTCGATGGGTAACGCCAAGAGCCTGCGCGGCGGCACCCTGCTGATGACGCCGCTGAAGGGCGCCGATGGCGCCATCTACGGCATGGCACAGGGCAATATCCTGGTGGGCGGCGTCGGTGCGCAGTCGCCCGGCGGCGGCGCTTCCGTGGTCGTCAATCACCTGTCGGTGGGCCGTATCTCCGGTGGTGCCACCGTCGAGCGTGCCGTGCCGACCAACCTGGGCGAGAACGGCCAGATCCGCCTGGAACTGAACAGCAGCGACTTCGCCACCGCCAGCCGTGTGGTCGAAGCCATCAACAACAAGTACGGCTCGGGCATCGCCTATGCGCTGGACGGCCGCGTCATCCGCGTGCAGGCGCCGTCCGCCTCCGACCAGCGCGTGACGTTCATCGGCCAGCTGGAAGAGATCGACGTGCGCCCGGCCGCGCTGGCCGCCAAGGTCATCATGAACGCGCGTACCGGCTCCGTCGTGATGAACCAGGCCGTGACGCTGCAGACCTGCGCGATCTCGCACGGCAACCTGTCGGTGGCCGTGTCGGCCGATCCGCAGGTGAGCCAGCCGAACCCGCTGTCGGGCGGCCAGACCGTGGTCACGAACCCCGGTTCCGTCGACATCCAGAAGGCGCCGGGCAAGGTGCTGATGGTGCAGGGCGGCGCCTCGCTGGCGGACGTGGTCAAGGCGCTGAACGCCATCGGCGCATCGCCGCAGGACCTGCTGGCGATCCTGCAAGCAATGAAGGCATCCGGCGCCCTGCGCGCGGAACTGGAAATCATCTAA
- a CDS encoding flagellar basal body L-ring protein FlgH gives MKKLAFSAFILAALAGCASTPTTIVAGPTTARPIPPMQTAATANGAIFQTASYRPAFEDRRGRHVGDIINVVITERTSAVKNGASSNSRSGSANVNVPGLLQGKLGANIGTSSESKSADAASQTASNTFTGTMGVTVVEVLANGNLVVAGEKQVAMDKGTEFIRISGVVNPDTIGAGNTVSSTAIADARVEYRTNTHLDRAELSSMASRFFMSLLPF, from the coding sequence ATGAAAAAGCTCGCTTTCTCCGCCTTCATCCTGGCCGCGCTGGCCGGCTGCGCCAGCACGCCGACGACGATCGTCGCCGGTCCCACGACCGCGCGTCCGATTCCGCCCATGCAGACGGCTGCCACCGCCAACGGCGCCATCTTCCAGACCGCCAGCTACCGGCCCGCGTTCGAAGACCGCCGCGGCCGCCACGTGGGCGACATCATCAACGTCGTCATCACCGAGCGCACCTCCGCCGTCAAGAACGGCGCCAGCTCGAACAGCCGCAGCGGCAGCGCCAACGTCAACGTGCCGGGCCTGTTGCAGGGCAAGCTGGGTGCCAATATCGGCACCAGCTCGGAAAGCAAGTCGGCCGATGCCGCCAGCCAGACCGCCAGCAACACCTTCACGGGCACCATGGGCGTGACGGTGGTGGAAGTGCTGGCCAACGGCAATCTCGTCGTCGCCGGGGAGAAGCAGGTGGCGATGGACAAGGGCACGGAGTTCATCCGCATCTCCGGCGTCGTCAATCCGGACACGATCGGCGCCGGCAACACGGTGTCGTCCACCGCGATCGCCGATGCCCGCGTCGAATACCGCACCAATACGCACCTGGACCGCGCCGAGCTGTCGTCGATGGCGTCGCGTTTCTTCATGAGCTTGCTGCCGTTCTGA
- the flgG gene encoding flagellar basal-body rod protein FlgG — protein MIRSLWIAKTGMEAQQTQMDTVSNNLANVSTNGFKKSRAVFEDLLYQNVRQPGANSSQQTQLPSGMQVGTGVRPVTIERIHTQGNPQASGNDKDLMVNGNGFFTVLMPDGTTAYTRDGSFQRDNNGQMVTSSGYVLQPPITIPINADNITVGKDGTVSVQLPGQAAAQQIGSLQLATFINPTGLQSMGENLYVETGASGAAQQNQPGQNGTGQILQGYVETSNVNVVEEMVNMIQTQRAYEINSKAITTSDQMLQKLSQM, from the coding sequence ATGATTCGTTCGCTCTGGATTGCCAAGACCGGCATGGAAGCGCAGCAGACACAGATGGACACTGTGTCGAACAACCTCGCCAACGTCAGCACCAACGGCTTCAAGAAGTCGCGCGCCGTGTTCGAGGACCTGCTGTACCAAAACGTGCGCCAGCCTGGCGCCAATTCCTCGCAGCAGACCCAGCTGCCCTCGGGCATGCAGGTCGGTACGGGTGTACGTCCCGTCACGATCGAGCGCATCCACACCCAGGGTAATCCGCAAGCCTCCGGCAACGACAAGGACCTGATGGTCAACGGCAACGGCTTCTTTACCGTGCTGATGCCCGACGGCACCACCGCCTACACGCGCGACGGCTCGTTCCAGCGCGACAACAACGGTCAGATGGTCACGTCCAGCGGCTACGTGCTGCAACCGCCGATCACCATTCCCATCAATGCCGACAACATCACCGTCGGCAAGGACGGCACCGTGTCCGTGCAACTGCCGGGCCAGGCTGCCGCGCAGCAGATCGGCTCGCTCCAGCTCGCCACGTTCATCAACCCCACCGGCCTGCAGTCAATGGGCGAGAACCTGTACGTCGAGACGGGCGCTTCCGGCGCCGCCCAGCAGAACCAGCCGGGCCAGAACGGCACCGGCCAGATCCTGCAGGGCTACGTCGAGACGTCCAACGTCAACGTGGTGGAAGAGATGGTCAACATGATCCAGACGCAGCGCGCGTACGAGATCAACAGCAAGGCCATCACGACCTCCGACCAGATGCTGCAAAAACTGTCGCAGATGTAA
- the flgF gene encoding flagellar basal-body rod protein FlgF → MDKLVYTAMTGARHILDQQATTSNNLANATTTGFRAQLDAFRAVPVVSEGLPTRTFVVDSTVGSDFRSGPIETTGRALDVAVRGEGWLAVQSNDGSEAYTRNGSLKISENGLLQTSAGLTLQGENGPIAVPPNMNVAISADGTVSGIDTSQGQPGPANVLGRIKLVNPPTTGLLRGDDGLFRLESGQPAQADQNVRLADGCLEGSNVNPVDAMVNMIALARSFDTQMSLIKNAENNAAKATQILALN, encoded by the coding sequence ATGGACAAACTCGTCTACACCGCAATGACCGGCGCCAGGCACATCCTGGACCAGCAGGCCACCACGTCGAACAACCTTGCCAACGCGACTACGACGGGCTTTCGTGCCCAGCTCGATGCGTTCCGCGCGGTGCCGGTCGTTTCCGAAGGCCTGCCGACGCGCACCTTCGTGGTCGACTCCACGGTCGGCTCCGACTTCCGTTCCGGTCCGATCGAAACCACGGGCCGCGCGCTGGACGTGGCCGTGCGTGGCGAAGGCTGGCTGGCGGTGCAGTCGAACGACGGCTCCGAGGCCTACACCCGCAACGGCAGCCTGAAGATCAGCGAGAACGGCCTGCTGCAGACCAGCGCCGGCCTGACCCTGCAGGGCGAGAACGGCCCGATCGCGGTGCCGCCGAACATGAACGTGGCGATCTCGGCCGACGGCACCGTCAGCGGCATCGATACCAGCCAGGGCCAGCCGGGTCCCGCCAATGTGCTGGGCCGTATCAAGCTGGTCAATCCACCGACGACGGGCCTGCTGCGCGGCGACGACGGCCTGTTCCGCCTCGAATCCGGCCAGCCGGCCCAGGCCGACCAGAACGTGCGCCTGGCCGACGGTTGCCTGGAAGGCAGCAACGTCAATCCGGTCGACGCGATGGTCAATATGATCGCCTTGGCAAGGTCGTTCGACACACAGATGAGCTTGATAAAGAACGCCGAGAATAACGCGGCGAAAGCCACCCAGATCCTCGCTTTGAATTGA
- a CDS encoding flagellar hook protein FlgE, whose amino-acid sequence MFQQGLSGLNGAAKSLDVIGNNIANASTVGFKSTEAQFADMYANSLNGISGNNPGIGVQVARLAQQFTQGNIETTNNPLDLSINGGGFFRTTVDGAIQYTRNGQFSMDKNGTIVNAQGASLTGFVANRDGVILQGAPVPITIDSSDLAPVQTTKANFQINLSSNSTVPKTVPFDASDPTSYTKQTVLPVYDSLGNEHTMGMYYVNLGAGKWDAYAANDGLTIDAKAVLQAAISSADATAAREAYQTVINTPGSTSADITAAQQAYATAAGDAVLAAAQAAGANQVQQDQITAVYTGATSAAATLGNGPAIIDAKLQAAVNVPAVKVGTMIFNKTGTLDAAAMAAAVPPTTLPLTINLPIFPDNGAVLTIPISTTFEGTTQYGTPTSEKMSTQDGYSSGSLQRFAADDNGVILGQYSNGKSRPLAQIVLADFTSVENLTPLGNNAWAESSGSGVPQIGVPGEGGMGALRSSSVEASNVDLTEALVDMITAQRVYQANAQTIKTEDSVLQTLVNLR is encoded by the coding sequence ATGTTCCAACAAGGTCTCAGCGGTCTCAACGGCGCAGCCAAGTCGCTCGACGTCATCGGCAACAACATCGCCAACGCCAGCACGGTCGGCTTCAAGAGCACGGAGGCGCAGTTCGCCGACATGTATGCCAATTCCCTGAACGGTATCAGCGGCAACAATCCCGGCATCGGCGTGCAGGTGGCGCGCCTGGCCCAGCAATTCACGCAAGGCAATATCGAGACGACCAACAACCCGCTGGACCTGTCGATCAACGGCGGCGGCTTCTTCCGCACCACGGTGGACGGCGCCATCCAGTACACCCGTAACGGCCAGTTCTCGATGGACAAGAACGGCACGATCGTCAATGCTCAGGGCGCCTCGCTGACGGGCTTCGTGGCCAACCGCGACGGCGTCATCCTGCAGGGTGCGCCGGTGCCGATCACGATCGACTCGTCCGACCTGGCACCGGTGCAGACCACCAAGGCCAATTTCCAGATCAACCTGTCGTCCAACTCGACCGTGCCGAAGACCGTGCCGTTCGACGCTTCCGATCCTACCTCCTACACCAAGCAGACCGTGCTGCCGGTGTATGACTCGCTGGGCAACGAGCACACGATGGGCATGTACTACGTCAACCTGGGCGCCGGCAAGTGGGACGCCTATGCGGCCAACGACGGCCTGACGATCGACGCGAAAGCCGTGCTGCAGGCGGCCATCAGCTCGGCCGACGCGACCGCCGCCCGTGAGGCTTACCAGACCGTCATCAACACCCCGGGCTCCACGTCCGCCGACATCACGGCCGCACAGCAGGCCTATGCCACCGCGGCCGGCGACGCCGTGCTGGCGGCGGCACAGGCCGCCGGCGCCAACCAGGTGCAGCAGGACCAGATCACGGCCGTCTACACCGGCGCCACCAGCGCCGCCGCCACCTTGGGCAACGGCCCGGCCATCATCGACGCCAAGCTGCAGGCCGCCGTCAACGTGCCAGCCGTCAAGGTGGGCACCATGATCTTCAACAAGACCGGTACGCTGGACGCCGCCGCGATGGCCGCCGCCGTCCCGCCGACCACCCTGCCGCTGACGATCAATCTGCCGATCTTCCCGGACAACGGTGCCGTGCTGACGATCCCGATCTCGACCACGTTCGAAGGCACCACCCAGTACGGCACGCCGACCAGCGAGAAGATGTCGACCCAGGACGGCTACTCGTCCGGCAGCCTGCAGCGCTTCGCCGCCGACGACAACGGCGTCATCCTGGGCCAATACAGCAATGGCAAATCGCGCCCGCTGGCGCAGATCGTGCTCGCCGACTTCACCAGCGTCGAGAACCTGACCCCGCTGGGCAACAACGCCTGGGCGGAAAGCTCGGGCTCGGGCGTGCCGCAGATCGGCGTGCCGGGCGAAGGCGGCATGGGCGCGCTGCGTTCCTCCTCGGTCGAGGCGTCGAACGTCGACCTGACCGAAGCGCTGGTCGACATGATCACGGCGCAGCGCGTGTACCAGGCCAATGCGCAGACGATCAAGACGGAAGACTCTGTGTTGCAGACGCTGGTGAACCTGCGTTAA
- a CDS encoding flagellar hook assembly protein FlgD translates to MSITNTTAAAGPSSALLNTVNPKETSKSGQISAEQDKFMTLLITQLKNQDPLNPLDNAQVTSQLAQLNTVTGINKLNDTLESLKSDYAATTSGQAVNLINHGVLAAGKSMQVADGKGIFGVELGSYADKVDVDIKNASGKVVQTISMSAVEAGVQPLVWDGKMADGNTAPNGNYTLSVTATTGGQPVTDAKTLSFGSVASVSTGPTGAKINVPGMGQLTMDDIKQVM, encoded by the coding sequence ATGTCGATCACCAATACTACTGCCGCCGCCGGCCCGTCGTCCGCCCTGCTGAACACGGTCAACCCGAAGGAAACGTCCAAGAGCGGCCAGATCTCGGCCGAGCAGGACAAGTTCATGACCCTGCTCATCACGCAGCTGAAGAACCAGGACCCGCTTAATCCCCTGGACAACGCCCAGGTGACCAGCCAGCTGGCCCAGTTGAACACCGTTACCGGCATCAACAAGCTGAACGATACGCTGGAATCGCTCAAGTCCGACTATGCGGCCACCACGTCCGGCCAGGCCGTCAACCTGATCAACCATGGCGTGCTGGCCGCCGGCAAGAGCATGCAGGTGGCGGACGGCAAGGGCATCTTCGGCGTCGAGCTGGGCTCGTATGCCGACAAGGTCGACGTCGACATCAAGAACGCCAGCGGCAAGGTGGTGCAGACGATTTCGATGTCTGCCGTCGAGGCCGGCGTGCAGCCGCTGGTCTGGGACGGCAAGATGGCCGACGGCAATACCGCGCCGAACGGCAACTACACGCTGAGCGTGACCGCCACGACGGGCGGCCAGCCGGTGACGGACGCCAAGACGCTGTCGTTCGGCAGCGTTGCCAGCGTGTCCACGGGCCCGACGGGCGCCAAGATCAATGTGCCGGGCATGGGGCAGCTGACCATGGACGACATCAAGCAGGTCATGTAA
- the flgC gene encoding flagellar basal body rod protein FlgC, with protein MSLFNIFNVSGSAMSAQSQRLNVVASNLANADSATSASGQAYRAKQVVFEATPSADNTATSVKVQQVIEDPSPMKMVYDPKNPLADEKGYVEMPNVNVVDEMVNMLSASRSYQNNVETMNAAKSLLMKTLTIGQ; from the coding sequence ATGTCGCTGTTTAATATCTTCAATGTCTCCGGCTCGGCGATGAGCGCGCAGTCGCAGCGCTTGAACGTCGTCGCCAGCAACCTGGCCAACGCCGACAGCGCCACCAGCGCCAGCGGCCAGGCCTACCGTGCCAAGCAGGTCGTGTTCGAGGCGACCCCGAGCGCGGACAACACGGCCACCAGCGTCAAGGTGCAGCAGGTCATCGAGGACCCGTCGCCGATGAAGATGGTGTACGACCCGAAGAATCCGCTGGCCGACGAGAAGGGCTATGTGGAGATGCCGAACGTGAACGTGGTGGACGAGATGGTCAATATGCTGTCGGCCTCGCGCTCGTACCAGAACAACGTCGAAACGATGAACGCGGCCAAGAGCCTGCTGATGAAAACCCTGACCATCGGTCAATAA
- the flgB gene encoding flagellar basal body rod protein FlgB: MLGKLDDYMRFNETALSLRSTRQSVLASNIANADTPNYKARDIDFSSALQSALDVNKQGPLKTTAPKHYPMPPLGAGTLADGTPLQYRGVVQGAVDGNTVDMDVERNQFADNALRYEAGVNFINSQIKGLLSVIQGGQ; encoded by the coding sequence ATGCTAGGCAAACTCGACGATTACATGCGATTCAACGAAACGGCACTGAGCCTGCGCTCGACGCGCCAGAGCGTGCTCGCTTCCAATATCGCCAATGCGGACACCCCCAACTACAAGGCCCGCGATATCGATTTTTCCAGCGCGCTGCAGTCCGCGCTGGACGTCAACAAGCAGGGCCCGCTGAAAACCACGGCGCCGAAGCACTATCCGATGCCGCCGCTGGGCGCCGGCACGCTGGCCGACGGCACGCCGCTGCAATACCGCGGCGTGGTGCAGGGCGCGGTGGACGGCAACACGGTCGACATGGACGTCGAGCGCAACCAGTTCGCCGACAACGCGCTGCGCTACGAGGCCGGCGTGAACTTCATCAACAGCCAGATCAAGGGCCTGCTGTCCGTGATCCAGGGAGGCCAGTAA